The following are from one region of the Georgenia sp. M64 genome:
- a CDS encoding L-threonylcarbamoyladenylate synthase yields MARTLQIHPVDPQPRLVGQVVDALRGGGVIAYPTDSGYALGCTLDNKAGLDRIRAIRQLGDTHHFTLMCRDFAQLGQFVIVDNRAFRLVKSATPGPYTFILRGTKEVPRRMLHPRKHTVGARIPDHRISQAILAELGEPLVSSTLILPGEELPMTTGWEVAEHLGHLLDAVVDADVDDAEPTTVVDLTSGAPEVLREGAGDLSRF; encoded by the coding sequence ATGGCCCGCACCCTGCAGATCCACCCGGTCGACCCGCAGCCCCGGCTCGTCGGGCAGGTGGTCGACGCGCTGCGCGGCGGGGGGGTCATCGCCTACCCCACCGACTCCGGCTACGCCCTGGGCTGCACCCTGGACAACAAGGCGGGGCTGGACCGGATCCGCGCGATCCGCCAGCTCGGTGACACCCACCACTTCACGCTGATGTGCCGGGACTTCGCCCAGCTCGGGCAGTTCGTCATCGTCGACAACCGGGCCTTCCGCCTCGTCAAGTCCGCGACGCCCGGGCCCTACACCTTCATCCTCCGGGGCACCAAGGAGGTGCCGCGGCGGATGCTCCACCCCAGGAAGCACACCGTGGGCGCCCGCATCCCCGACCACCGGATCAGCCAGGCGATCCTCGCAGAGCTGGGCGAACCGCTCGTCTCGAGCACCCTCATCCTCCCCGGTGAGGAGCTGCCGATGACCACCGGCTGGGAGGTCGCCGAGCACCTGGGACACCTCCTCGACGCCGTCGTGGACGCTGACGTCGACGACGCGGAACCCACCACGGTCGTCGACCTCACCTCCGGGGCGCCCGAGGTGCTGCGGGAGGGCGCGGGCGACCTGTCGCGCTTCTGA
- the alaS gene encoding alanine--tRNA ligase, whose translation MRTAEIRSRWLDYFAKHDHAVVPSVPLVSPDPSILFTIAGMVPFIPYIIGTQEAPWPRVASVQKCIRTNDIEEVGRTTRHGTFFQMGGNFSFGDYFKEGAITYAWELLTASRDQGGYGLDGDRLWVAIWDQDEEARDIWSRKIGLPAERIQTQPRAENFWDTGQPGPAGPTSEIHYDRGPAYGPDGGPEVDKQGDRFLEIWNLVFDQYLRGEGSGKDYPLLRELDKKAIDTGLGVERLAFLLQEKENFYEIDEVYPVIAAAQEMSGRPYGLGRNSTDPDDIRMRVVADHVRSAMMLIGDGVRPGNDGRGYVLRRVIRRAVRSMRLLGVDEPSLPVLLPASRDAMKDSYPEIGTDFDRISHVAYEEEEAFRRTLTSGTTILDTAVSRARTAGGSVLSGADAFALHDTYGFPIDLTLEMAAEQGVRVDEAGFRSLMQEQRERARADALAKKSGHVDTAVYNEVLGRLGGAVEFLGYTDAVAEARLVGLLVDGVAAPVATAPADVEVVLDRTPFYAEAGGQLADQGTISFQGGAIVDVADVQSPVRGLSVHRGRLTEGTLTLDETGVASIDTDRRRAIARAHTATHMVHKALHEHLGDQATQAGSENAPSRLRFDFRHGSAVPGDVLSEIEGRVNAQLAENLDVTDEIMDIDDARAAGAMALFGEKYGRRVRVVSIGGDWSKELCAGTHVPSTGNLGLVTLLGEASIGSGVRRVDALVGAGAYGYQAKEHALVSQVSTILGGRPEELPERVGSLMAKLKAAEKELAALRQAQLLGGAAQVAGSADRVGPALVVTHDAGEVASADDLRTLALDVRQRLGESAPAVVAVGGVAKDRPVVVVATNAAARQAGVRAGALVRVAATTLGGGGGGKDDVAQGGGTDVAALGGALDAVRAEVTTLVGA comes from the coding sequence ATGCGTACCGCCGAGATCCGCTCCCGCTGGCTGGACTACTTCGCCAAGCACGACCACGCCGTCGTGCCCAGCGTCCCCCTGGTCTCCCCGGACCCGTCGATCCTGTTCACCATCGCCGGCATGGTGCCCTTCATCCCGTACATCATCGGGACCCAGGAGGCACCCTGGCCACGGGTCGCGAGCGTGCAGAAGTGCATCCGCACCAACGACATCGAGGAGGTCGGCCGCACCACCCGGCACGGCACCTTCTTCCAGATGGGCGGCAACTTCTCCTTCGGCGACTACTTCAAGGAGGGGGCGATCACCTACGCCTGGGAGCTGCTCACCGCCTCGCGCGACCAGGGCGGCTACGGCCTGGACGGCGATCGCCTCTGGGTGGCCATCTGGGACCAGGACGAGGAGGCTCGCGACATCTGGTCCCGCAAGATCGGCCTGCCCGCCGAGCGGATCCAGACCCAGCCGCGCGCGGAGAACTTCTGGGACACGGGCCAGCCCGGCCCGGCCGGTCCCACCTCCGAGATCCACTACGACCGCGGACCGGCGTACGGCCCCGACGGCGGCCCCGAGGTGGACAAGCAGGGCGACCGCTTCCTCGAGATCTGGAACCTCGTCTTCGACCAGTACCTCCGCGGCGAGGGCTCGGGCAAGGACTACCCGCTCCTGCGTGAGCTCGACAAGAAGGCCATCGACACCGGACTGGGCGTCGAGCGGCTCGCGTTCCTCCTGCAGGAGAAGGAGAACTTCTACGAGATCGACGAGGTCTACCCCGTCATCGCGGCCGCGCAGGAGATGAGCGGGCGTCCCTACGGCCTGGGCCGCAACTCCACCGACCCCGACGACATCCGCATGCGCGTCGTCGCCGACCACGTGCGCTCGGCGATGATGCTCATCGGCGACGGCGTGCGACCGGGCAACGACGGCCGCGGGTACGTGCTGCGCCGCGTCATCCGCCGCGCGGTGCGCTCGATGCGCCTGCTCGGCGTCGACGAGCCCTCGCTGCCCGTCCTGCTGCCGGCGTCGCGCGACGCGATGAAGGACTCCTACCCCGAGATCGGCACCGACTTCGACCGCATCTCCCATGTCGCCTACGAGGAGGAGGAGGCCTTCCGGCGCACCCTCACCTCCGGCACGACCATCCTCGACACCGCCGTTAGCCGCGCCCGCACCGCGGGCGGGTCGGTCCTCAGCGGGGCGGACGCGTTCGCGCTCCACGACACCTACGGCTTCCCCATCGACCTCACCCTCGAGATGGCGGCCGAGCAGGGCGTGCGCGTCGACGAGGCGGGCTTCCGCAGCCTCATGCAGGAGCAGCGTGAGCGTGCCCGCGCCGACGCCCTGGCCAAGAAGTCCGGCCACGTCGACACCGCGGTCTACAACGAGGTCCTCGGCCGCCTCGGCGGCGCGGTGGAGTTCCTCGGCTACACCGACGCCGTCGCCGAGGCGCGCCTCGTCGGTCTGCTCGTCGACGGCGTCGCGGCCCCGGTCGCGACCGCTCCCGCGGACGTCGAGGTCGTCCTGGACCGCACCCCGTTCTACGCCGAGGCCGGCGGCCAGCTCGCCGACCAGGGCACGATCTCCTTCCAGGGCGGGGCGATCGTCGACGTCGCCGACGTCCAGTCCCCGGTCCGCGGGCTGTCCGTGCACCGCGGGCGCCTCACCGAGGGCACCCTCACCCTGGACGAGACGGGCGTGGCGAGCATCGACACCGACCGCCGCCGGGCGATCGCGCGCGCCCACACGGCCACCCACATGGTCCACAAGGCCCTCCACGAGCACCTCGGCGACCAGGCGACCCAGGCCGGCTCCGAGAACGCGCCGTCGCGGCTGCGGTTCGACTTCCGGCACGGCTCCGCCGTGCCCGGGGACGTCCTGTCCGAGATCGAGGGGCGCGTCAACGCCCAGCTCGCGGAGAACCTCGACGTCACCGACGAGATCATGGACATCGACGACGCCCGGGCGGCCGGGGCGATGGCCCTGTTCGGCGAGAAGTACGGTCGCCGCGTGCGCGTCGTCTCCATCGGCGGCGACTGGTCGAAGGAGCTGTGCGCGGGCACCCACGTGCCCTCCACCGGCAACCTCGGGCTCGTCACCCTCCTGGGCGAGGCCTCGATCGGCTCGGGCGTGCGCCGGGTCGACGCCCTCGTCGGCGCGGGCGCCTACGGCTACCAGGCCAAGGAGCACGCCCTCGTCAGCCAGGTCTCGACGATCCTGGGCGGGCGCCCGGAGGAGCTGCCCGAGCGGGTCGGCTCGCTCATGGCCAAGCTCAAGGCCGCCGAGAAGGAGCTGGCGGCGCTGCGCCAGGCCCAGCTGCTCGGGGGCGCGGCCCAGGTCGCCGGATCCGCCGACCGGGTCGGCCCCGCGCTCGTCGTCACTCACGACGCCGGCGAGGTCGCCTCCGCCGACGACCTGCGCACCCTGGCCCTGGACGTGCGCCAGCGCCTCGGTGAGTCCGCGCCCGCCGTCGTCGCCGTCGGCGGCGTCGCGAAGGACCGCCCGGTCGTCGTCGTCGCCACCAACGCCGCCGCCCGGCAGGCCGGCGTGCGGGCCGGTGCCCTCGTCCGCGTCGCGGCGACCACCCTCGGTGGGGGCGGCGGCGGCAAGGACGACGTCGCCCAGGGTGGCGGGACCGACGTCGCGGCGCTCGGCGGCGCCCTCGACGCCGTCCGCGCCGAGGTGACGACCCTGGTCGGCGCGTGA
- a CDS encoding GNAT family N-acetyltransferase has protein sequence MSARTDRLTAGGQDVLDRWPFWRANAGRFRLLDVWTTTSGAATAPAPAVALVERCGGTGLVGLGRPADLAALLAEVSGRAGPVDPTPARAVVSALLPRGTWDAVDPAARERLGLRPGRPWDWLTCTAAPPRHPDAGRVRDLGTGPAAAARAQEVLDRAYPEREARADDASRTWVGFDDGAGGLAGVLSALPLPGGVHLSAVAVDPAWRRRGVATAMTGEVTRRALVGTGLVHLGTWADNDAARALYLSLGYTVAAELENLHAAPRW, from the coding sequence GTGAGCGCGCGGACGGACCGGTTGACGGCCGGCGGCCAGGACGTCCTGGACCGCTGGCCGTTCTGGCGCGCGAACGCGGGACGGTTCCGCCTGCTCGACGTGTGGACCACGACGTCCGGGGCCGCCACCGCGCCCGCCCCGGCGGTCGCGCTCGTCGAGCGATGCGGCGGCACGGGCCTGGTCGGGCTGGGACGGCCCGCCGACCTCGCCGCGCTCCTGGCCGAGGTCAGCGGCCGGGCCGGGCCCGTCGACCCGACCCCGGCCCGCGCCGTCGTCAGCGCCCTGCTCCCGCGCGGGACGTGGGACGCCGTCGACCCGGCCGCACGCGAGCGGCTCGGCCTGCGGCCCGGTCGCCCCTGGGACTGGCTCACGTGCACCGCCGCGCCGCCGCGTCATCCGGACGCCGGTCGGGTGCGCGACCTCGGCACGGGACCGGCGGCGGCCGCCCGGGCGCAGGAGGTCCTCGACCGCGCCTACCCCGAGCGCGAGGCGCGCGCGGACGACGCGTCGCGCACCTGGGTGGGTTTCGACGACGGCGCCGGCGGCCTCGCCGGCGTGCTCTCCGCCCTGCCGCTCCCGGGCGGCGTCCACCTCTCGGCCGTGGCGGTCGATCCCGCCTGGCGACGGCGCGGGGTCGCCACCGCGATGACCGGCGAGGTCACCCGGCGCGCCCTGGTGGGCACCGGCCTGGTCCACCTGGGCACCTGGGCCGACAACGACGCCGCGCGGGCCCTGTACCTCTCCCTCGGGTACACCGTGGCCGCGGAGCTGGAGAACCTGCACGCCGCGCCGCGGTGGTGA
- the rpsD gene encoding 30S ribosomal protein S4, producing MAVSRTRRQVRLSRALGIALTPKAVKYFEKRPYGPGEHGRARRRTESDYAVRLKEKQRLRAQYGIREAQIQRVFEEAKREQALTGESLVELLEMRLDALVLRSGFARTIAQARQAVVHRHILVDGKLVDRPSFRVKPGQVIQVKPKSQAMVPFQVAAAGAHRDVLPNLPSYLDVELTKLRAELVRRPKRAEVPVTCNEQLVVEYYSR from the coding sequence ATGGCAGTCTCCCGCACGCGCCGTCAGGTGCGCCTCTCGCGCGCCCTCGGCATCGCCCTGACCCCCAAGGCGGTCAAGTACTTCGAGAAGCGCCCCTACGGCCCCGGTGAGCACGGCCGCGCCCGTCGCCGCACCGAGTCCGACTACGCGGTGCGTCTGAAGGAGAAGCAGCGTCTGCGCGCCCAGTACGGCATCCGCGAGGCCCAGATCCAGCGGGTGTTCGAGGAGGCCAAGCGCGAGCAGGCCCTGACCGGTGAGTCGCTGGTCGAGCTGCTCGAGATGCGCCTGGACGCGCTCGTCCTGCGCTCGGGCTTCGCCCGCACCATCGCCCAGGCCCGCCAGGCCGTGGTGCACCGTCACATCCTCGTCGACGGCAAGCTGGTCGACCGGCCCTCCTTCCGGGTCAAGCCCGGCCAGGTCATCCAGGTCAAGCCGAAGTCGCAGGCCATGGTGCCGTTCCAGGTCGCCGCCGCCGGCGCCCACCGCGACGTGCTGCCCAACCTGCCGTCCTACCTCGACGTCGAGCTCACCAAGCTCCGCGCCGAGCTGGTCCGCCGCCCCAAGCGCGCCGAGGTCCCCGTGACCTGCAACGAGCAGCTGGTCGTCGAGTACTACTCGCGCTGA
- the aspS gene encoding aspartate--tRNA ligase: MLRTHAAGSLRASDIGTTVTLAGWVDRRRDHGGVAFIDLRDASGIAQVVIRDEAVAHELRSEFVLQVTGEVVQRPEGNANPNLPTGEIEVIAADVEVLNTAAALPFQVSEHAEDAGQVGEEARLRYRYLDLRRKAPSHALRLRAKVNQAARRVLDDQGFVEIETPTLTRSTPEGARDFLVPARLSPGSWYALPQSPQLFKQLLMVAGMERYYQIARCYRDEDFRADRQPEFTQLDVEMSFVDQDDVIAVAEQVLAELWRLVGHEIDRPIPRMTYLEAMRRYGTDKPDLRFGLELTDLTEYFKDTPFRVFQSPYVGAVVMPGGASQPRRTFDAWQDWAKSRGAKGLAYVTIGEDGTLGGPVAKNISEAERAGLAEAVGAQPGDNVFFAAGRASDARALLGAARLEIGRRVGLIDEDAWSFVWIVDAPLFKPTGEDDDVDLGHSAWTAVHHAFTSPTPEWVDRFEESPGEALAYAYDIVCNGNEIGGGSIRIHRRDVQERVFAVMGIGEAEAQEKFGFLLDAFKFGAPPHGGIAFGWDRIVSLLTHSDSIRDVIAFPKSGGGYDPLTQAPAPITPEQRKEAGVDAPAEPAPGRSAAPVA, from the coding sequence GTGCTCCGCACCCACGCGGCAGGATCCCTGCGCGCCTCCGACATCGGCACCACCGTGACCCTGGCCGGCTGGGTCGACCGCCGCCGCGACCACGGCGGGGTCGCCTTCATCGACCTGCGCGACGCCTCGGGCATCGCGCAGGTGGTCATCCGTGACGAGGCGGTCGCCCACGAGCTGCGCAGCGAGTTCGTCCTCCAGGTGACGGGGGAGGTCGTCCAGCGGCCCGAGGGCAACGCGAACCCGAACCTGCCGACCGGCGAGATCGAGGTGATCGCGGCCGACGTCGAGGTCCTCAACACCGCCGCGGCACTGCCCTTCCAGGTCTCCGAGCACGCCGAGGACGCCGGTCAGGTGGGGGAGGAGGCGCGTCTGCGCTACCGCTACCTCGACCTGCGCCGGAAGGCGCCGTCGCACGCGCTGCGCCTGCGCGCCAAGGTCAACCAGGCCGCCCGCCGGGTCCTGGACGACCAGGGCTTCGTCGAGATCGAGACGCCCACGCTCACCCGGTCCACCCCCGAGGGGGCACGCGACTTCCTCGTGCCGGCGCGCCTCTCCCCGGGCTCCTGGTACGCCCTGCCGCAGTCCCCGCAGCTGTTCAAGCAGCTGCTCATGGTCGCCGGCATGGAGCGCTACTACCAGATCGCCCGCTGCTACCGGGACGAGGACTTCCGGGCCGACCGCCAGCCCGAGTTCACCCAGCTCGACGTCGAGATGAGTTTCGTGGACCAGGACGACGTCATCGCCGTCGCGGAGCAGGTCCTCGCCGAGCTGTGGCGCCTCGTCGGCCACGAGATCGACCGCCCCATCCCGCGGATGACCTACCTCGAGGCCATGCGCCGCTACGGCACCGACAAGCCGGACCTGCGCTTCGGCCTGGAGCTGACCGACCTCACCGAGTACTTCAAGGACACCCCGTTCCGGGTGTTCCAGAGCCCCTACGTCGGCGCCGTCGTCATGCCGGGCGGCGCCTCGCAGCCGCGCCGGACCTTCGACGCGTGGCAGGACTGGGCCAAGTCGCGCGGCGCCAAGGGTCTGGCGTACGTGACGATCGGCGAGGACGGCACCCTCGGCGGGCCCGTGGCCAAGAACATCTCCGAGGCCGAGCGGGCGGGCCTGGCTGAGGCGGTCGGCGCCCAGCCGGGCGACAACGTCTTCTTCGCCGCGGGCCGCGCCTCCGACGCCCGGGCGCTCCTCGGCGCCGCCCGGCTGGAGATCGGCCGGCGGGTCGGGCTCATCGACGAGGACGCGTGGTCCTTCGTGTGGATCGTCGACGCCCCCCTGTTCAAGCCCACGGGCGAGGACGACGACGTCGACCTGGGCCACAGCGCGTGGACCGCGGTCCACCACGCCTTCACCTCCCCGACACCGGAGTGGGTCGACCGGTTCGAGGAGAGCCCGGGCGAGGCCCTGGCGTACGCGTACGACATCGTCTGCAACGGCAACGAGATCGGCGGCGGCTCCATCCGTATCCACCGCCGCGACGTCCAGGAGCGGGTCTTCGCGGTCATGGGCATCGGCGAGGCGGAGGCGCAGGAGAAGTTCGGCTTCCTCCTCGACGCGTTCAAGTTCGGCGCGCCGCCTCACGGCGGCATCGCGTTCGGCTGGGACCGGATCGTCTCGCTCCTGACGCACTCGGACTCCATCCGCGACGTCATCGCCTTCCCCAAGTCCGGCGGCGGGTACGACCCGCTCACCCAGGCGCCTGCCCCCATCACCCCCGAGCAGCGCAAGGAGGCCGGGGTGGACGCGCCGGCCGAGCCGGCGCCCGGGAGGTCCGCGGCGCCGGTGGCGTGA
- a CDS encoding DUF948 domain-containing protein, producing the protein MSLGDIAGLIAALAFVALVAFLAVPLLKLGRVLDEARGTVHQLTEHTLPALDEAVETVRAANGQLAKVDTITTSAAQVTEDVSALTTLVAATVGGPLIKVSAFSYAVRRVLGGKGR; encoded by the coding sequence ATGTCGCTCGGTGACATCGCCGGACTGATCGCCGCGCTGGCGTTCGTCGCCCTGGTCGCGTTCCTGGCCGTGCCGCTGCTCAAGCTCGGCCGGGTTCTGGACGAGGCCCGCGGCACCGTGCACCAGCTCACCGAGCACACCCTGCCGGCGCTGGACGAGGCCGTGGAGACCGTCCGCGCGGCCAACGGTCAGCTCGCCAAGGTCGACACCATCACCACCTCGGCCGCGCAGGTCACCGAGGACGTCTCGGCCCTGACGACCCTGGTCGCCGCCACGGTGGGCGGGCCCCTCATCAAGGTCTCCGCCTTCTCCTACGCGGTGCGGCGGGTCCTGGGCGGGAAGGGCCGCTGA
- a CDS encoding replication-associated recombination protein A, translating into MDLFEAAGADDAGVPAVGSGAPLAVRMRPASLEEVLGQEHLLEPGSPLRRLVEPAPEGRRRIAPSSVVLWGPPGTGKTTLAYLVAHASGRRFTELSAVTAGVKDVRAVVEDARRRLVTSGEETVLFIDEVHRFSKSQQDALLPSVENRWVTLVAATTENPSFSVISPLLSRSLLLTLRPLAEEDVRALVRRALDDERGLGGSLALDEAAEDHLVRLAGADARKALTILEAAAGSADAAGEDAITLEAVERAIDVAAVRYDRAGDQHYDVISAFIKSMRGSDVDAALHYLARMVVAGEDPRFIARRIVIAAAEDVGMADPSALQTAVAAAQAVALIGMPEARIILAEAVVHVATAPKSNAAYAAVDAAIADVRAGKAGPVPAHLRDAHYAGAKQHGHGDGYRYAHSYPHGIVGQQYAPDELDGTRYYEPTAHGHERDITARLTRIRQILAER; encoded by the coding sequence GTGGACCTGTTCGAGGCGGCCGGAGCCGACGACGCCGGCGTCCCTGCCGTCGGCAGCGGGGCGCCCCTGGCCGTGCGCATGCGCCCGGCCTCCCTGGAGGAGGTGCTCGGCCAGGAGCACCTGCTCGAGCCGGGCTCGCCCCTGCGCCGCCTCGTCGAGCCCGCACCCGAGGGGCGGCGCCGGATCGCGCCGTCGTCGGTGGTGCTGTGGGGGCCGCCCGGCACGGGCAAGACGACGCTGGCCTACCTCGTCGCGCACGCCTCGGGCCGGCGCTTCACCGAGCTCTCCGCCGTCACCGCCGGCGTCAAGGACGTCCGCGCCGTCGTGGAGGACGCCCGCCGGCGCCTGGTGACCTCGGGGGAGGAGACGGTCCTCTTCATCGACGAGGTCCACCGCTTCTCCAAGTCCCAGCAGGACGCGCTGCTGCCGAGCGTGGAGAACCGGTGGGTCACGCTCGTGGCCGCCACCACCGAGAACCCGAGCTTCTCGGTCATCTCACCGCTGCTGTCCCGCTCGCTGCTGCTCACGCTGCGCCCGCTCGCGGAGGAGGACGTGCGCGCCCTCGTGCGCCGCGCCCTCGACGACGAGCGCGGGCTCGGCGGCTCCCTCGCCCTGGACGAGGCCGCCGAGGACCACCTGGTGCGCCTTGCCGGGGCGGACGCGCGCAAGGCGCTGACCATCCTCGAGGCCGCCGCCGGCTCAGCCGACGCCGCCGGCGAGGACGCGATCACCCTCGAGGCCGTCGAACGGGCCATCGACGTCGCCGCGGTGCGGTACGACCGGGCCGGCGACCAGCACTACGACGTCATCTCCGCCTTCATCAAGTCCATGCGCGGCTCGGACGTCGACGCCGCCCTGCACTACCTCGCCCGCATGGTCGTCGCGGGGGAGGACCCGCGCTTCATCGCCCGGCGGATCGTCATCGCGGCGGCCGAGGACGTCGGCATGGCCGACCCCTCCGCGCTGCAGACCGCCGTCGCCGCCGCCCAGGCGGTGGCCCTCATCGGGATGCCCGAGGCGCGGATCATCCTCGCCGAGGCGGTCGTGCACGTGGCCACGGCACCGAAGTCCAACGCCGCCTACGCCGCAGTGGACGCCGCCATCGCCGACGTCCGCGCCGGCAAGGCCGGGCCGGTCCCGGCGCACCTGCGCGACGCCCACTACGCCGGGGCCAAGCAGCACGGCCACGGGGACGGCTACCGCTACGCCCACTCCTACCCGCACGGGATCGTCGGCCAGCAGTACGCCCCCGACGAGCTGGACGGCACGCGGTACTACGAGCCCACCGCTCACGGCCACGAGCGGGACATCACAGCCCGGCTCACCCGGATCCGTCAGATCCTCGCCGAGCGGTAG
- a CDS encoding MMPL family transporter has translation MFDRLGRLVTRHPRSVVLLWTLVSLAALLVAFTGLGGDSLFDRLRTGEPTVPGSESQRAREILEGDRESGDQVTLLVEGADLTDTEQTAGIAEALAPAHADLTAIDGVDQVVDAFLLPEGLANPAAAGLVSSAQDGFLVAVTLDPGLDDDEAALAHDAVVERLEQVPADLAGVAPDVRGTTSSNEIIAGEIVEQVEEDLVTGEAVALPVSLLIMVVVFGGFLAASLPLMGAVASIFAGLGVLLVMSYGVDIDSFVINVVTVLGLGLSIDYGLLIVSRFREEAHRLVGDGAEPVAVQARRRRHRRNPLVVQAVRATVATAGRTVLFSAVTVAFAISGLLLLRPDVLRSIGAAAVAVVILAVFSAVVFVPAVIVLLGERLLRPSALGRVPGLRVLVRGLGDVAPAEGFFSRLARGVHRHPWLVLVGVVALLAVLASPVLGLTMRNSTTELLPSDSDQRDYIAVLGEDYPAAAAADVLVVADTDAAGAAGLAEDVGGLPGVAEVRGPVPVDDRAVLEVFVDAEDAGGPEATAVVREIRALDPGFETWVAGQAANQADFNDAIVEGLPLAGGIIVLAIFVLLFLMTGSLLVPLKALVINLFSLAASLGVTVWVFQEGHGADLLGFTPVAGLESYVVAIAVAFGFGLAMDYEVFLLSRIKEFWDLGYDNDAAVEHGLQRSGRIITSAALVIISVFAGFAAGDLIVIKQAGVALALTVLIDATLVRMLLVPATMTLLGRWNWWAPAPMRALYDRLKIVH, from the coding sequence GTGTTCGACCGCCTCGGCCGCCTCGTCACGCGGCACCCACGCTCCGTGGTCCTGCTGTGGACCCTCGTCTCGCTGGCCGCGCTGCTCGTGGCGTTCACGGGGCTGGGCGGCGACAGCCTCTTCGACCGGCTCCGCACGGGCGAGCCCACTGTGCCGGGATCGGAGAGCCAGCGGGCGCGCGAGATCCTCGAGGGGGACCGTGAGAGCGGGGACCAGGTCACCCTCCTCGTCGAGGGTGCCGACCTCACCGACACCGAGCAGACCGCCGGGATCGCCGAGGCCCTCGCCCCGGCCCACGCCGACCTCACCGCCATCGACGGCGTCGACCAGGTGGTCGACGCCTTCCTCCTGCCCGAGGGCCTGGCCAACCCCGCGGCGGCCGGCCTCGTCTCGAGCGCGCAGGACGGCTTCCTCGTCGCCGTCACCCTGGACCCGGGCCTAGACGACGACGAGGCCGCGCTCGCCCACGACGCGGTCGTCGAGCGTCTCGAGCAGGTGCCGGCGGACCTGGCCGGCGTCGCTCCCGACGTCCGCGGGACGACCAGCTCGAACGAGATCATCGCCGGGGAGATCGTCGAGCAGGTCGAGGAGGACCTCGTCACCGGCGAGGCGGTGGCCCTGCCGGTCTCCCTGCTCATCATGGTGGTGGTCTTCGGCGGGTTCCTCGCGGCGAGCCTGCCGCTCATGGGCGCCGTCGCCTCGATCTTCGCCGGGCTGGGTGTCCTGCTCGTCATGAGCTACGGCGTCGACATCGACTCGTTCGTCATCAACGTCGTCACCGTCCTGGGCCTGGGCCTGTCGATCGACTACGGCCTGCTCATCGTCTCCCGCTTCCGGGAGGAGGCGCACCGGCTCGTCGGCGACGGCGCCGAACCGGTCGCGGTCCAGGCGCGGCGGCGCCGGCACCGCCGCAACCCGCTCGTGGTGCAGGCGGTGCGCGCGACCGTGGCCACGGCCGGGCGCACGGTGCTCTTCTCCGCCGTCACGGTCGCCTTCGCGATCTCGGGGCTGCTGCTCCTGCGGCCGGACGTGCTGCGCTCGATCGGTGCCGCCGCCGTCGCCGTGGTGATCCTCGCCGTCTTCTCCGCCGTCGTCTTCGTCCCCGCCGTCATCGTCCTGCTCGGGGAGCGGCTCCTGCGACCCTCCGCGCTGGGGCGGGTCCCCGGCCTGCGGGTGCTCGTGCGGGGCCTGGGCGACGTCGCACCCGCGGAGGGCTTCTTCTCCCGGCTCGCCCGCGGCGTGCACCGCCACCCCTGGCTCGTGCTCGTCGGCGTCGTCGCGCTCCTGGCGGTGCTCGCCTCCCCCGTGCTGGGGCTGACGATGCGCAACTCCACCACCGAGCTCCTGCCCTCGGACTCCGACCAGCGCGACTACATCGCGGTCCTCGGTGAGGACTACCCCGCCGCGGCGGCGGCAGACGTCCTCGTCGTCGCCGACACCGACGCCGCGGGCGCCGCCGGTCTCGCCGAGGACGTGGGTGGGCTGCCCGGCGTGGCCGAGGTCCGCGGCCCGGTCCCGGTCGACGACCGCGCTGTGCTCGAGGTGTTCGTCGACGCCGAGGACGCGGGCGGGCCGGAGGCGACGGCGGTCGTGAGAGAGATCCGCGCGCTCGACCCCGGGTTCGAGACGTGGGTCGCCGGGCAGGCCGCCAACCAGGCCGACTTCAACGACGCCATCGTCGAGGGGCTGCCGCTGGCCGGCGGGATCATCGTGCTGGCGATCTTCGTCCTGCTCTTCCTCATGACCGGCTCGCTGCTAGTCCCGCTCAAGGCGTTGGTCATCAACCTCTTCTCCCTCGCGGCCTCGCTCGGGGTGACCGTGTGGGTCTTCCAGGAGGGCCACGGCGCCGACCTCCTGGGGTTCACGCCCGTGGCCGGCCTGGAGTCCTACGTCGTGGCCATCGCGGTGGCGTTCGGGTTCGGCCTGGCCATGGACTACGAGGTGTTCCTGCTCTCGCGGATCAAGGAGTTCTGGGACCTCGGCTACGACAACGACGCCGCGGTCGAGCACGGCCTGCAGCGCTCGGGCCGGATCATCACCTCGGCGGCCCTGGTCATCATCTCGGTGTTCGCGGGCTTCGCCGCGGGCGACCTCATCGTCATCAAGCAGGCCGGCGTCGCGCTGGCCCTGACGGTCCTCATCGACGCCACGCTCGTGCGGATGCTCCTCGTCCCGGCGACCATGACGCTGCTCGGGCGGTGGAACTGGTGGGCGCCCGCGCCGATGCGGGCCCTGTACGACCGGCTCAAGATCGTCCACTGA